From the genome of Periplaneta americana isolate PAMFEO1 chromosome 15, P.americana_PAMFEO1_priV1, whole genome shotgun sequence, one region includes:
- the Tsp74F gene encoding CD151 antigen — protein sequence MGYGQEMDGCGQCMKYSMFIANFIIFVGGVTVLGIGIWTLVDKSFMNDLLGTDLFLGAVYILIATGAIISLIAFFGCLGALKEIKCMLLTYFMIVFLIFVTMLVGGILGYVFREKVHKTMEQEMERSLKSYHDNRAIKRAWDDTQEKLQCCGVVSEVDWKDHVPDSCCKRHIGSGDSSLVPKCSNIPGNVFRQGCLNVTERFVKDHAAVVGGAGIGVACLMLLGMIFSCALFKMIE from the exons ATGGGGTACGGCCAGGAGATGGACGGCTGTGGCCAGTGTATGAAGTACAGCATGTTTATTGCCAACTTCATCATATTT GTTGGCGGCGTTACAGTGCTGGGGATCGGCATTTGGACTCTGGTGGACAAGTCCTTTATGAACGACCTGCTGGGCACAGACTTATTTTTGGGAGCTGTGTACATCCTCATTGCTACTGGCGCCATCATTTCTCTCATCGCCTTCTTCGGCTGTCTGGGTGCTCTTAAGGAAATAAAATGCATGCTCCTCACG TACTTCATGATCGTTTTCCTCATCTTTGTGACGATGTTAGTCGGCGGCATTCTGGGCTACGTATTCCGCGAGAAGGTGCACAAGACGATGGAGCAGGAGATGGAGCGTTCTCTCAAGTCTTACCACGACAACAGAGCTATCAAGCGCGCATGGGACGACACTCAGGAGAAG TTGCAGTGCTGTGGTGTTGTCTCCGAGGTTGACTGGAAAGACCACGTGCCTGACAGTTGCTGTAAACGGCATATCGGTAGTGGAGATTCA TCGCTTGTTCCGAAGTGCTCGAACATACCTGGAAATGTATTCAGACAAGGTTGCCTGAACGTCACCGAGAGGTTTGTCAAGGACCACGCTGCAGTCGTCGGGGGTGCGGGTATTGGAGTCGCATGCTTGATG cTTCTGGGCATGATATTCTCGTGCGCACTCTTCAAGATGATAGAATGA